Proteins co-encoded in one Xiphophorus couchianus chromosome 3, X_couchianus-1.0, whole genome shotgun sequence genomic window:
- the skap2 gene encoding src kinase-associated phosphoprotein 2 isoform X1, with protein sequence MRAIPDDLTTLISDLEQFLCDGLKAENLSKKAKERRETFIKRIKEVKLSFPQDFKDKVGGDDSDEDEEVDSNNDGGSMQSERTDKDDDAFEGAQQAPPVAAQDLASVFKAGYLEKRRKDHSFFGTEWQKRWCALSHHTFYYYGSEKDKQQKGEFGIDGYTVKMNNSLRKDSKKDCCFEISAPDKRVYQFCASSTKEAEEWVKQIDFVLKDMSGIIPEEEDDEQFMYDDVGTAPAFAPGEEIYEELPDDEMPTPAKPPPKVEPSSKPPLHPPPVAANSTAPGADKSTDYANFYQGLWDCTGDHPDELSFKRGEAIYILSKEYNNFGWWVGEKNGAIGIVPRDYLLELYAM encoded by the exons ATGCGTGCGATTCCCGACGACCTAACAACGCTGATTTCAG ATTTGGAACAGTTCCTCTGTGATGgactaaaagcagaaaatttaaGCAAGAAGGCAAAAGAGAGGAGGGAAACCTTTATCAAACGGATCAAGGAGGTCAAACTAAG TTTCCCCCAAGATTTCAAAGACAAAG TAGGTGGAGATGATTCAGATGAGGATGAGGAAGTTGACAGCAACAACGACGGAGGCTCTATGCAGTCGGAGCGGACAGACAAGGACGACGATGCGTTCGAAG GTGCGCAGCAGGCCCCGCCCGTTGCAGCCCAGGACTTGGCATCTGTCTTCAAAGCAGGATATCTGGAGAAACGCAGGAAGG ATCACAGCTTTTTTGGCACCGAATGGCAGAAGAGATGGTGTGCTCTGAGCCATCACACCTTCTACTATTATGGCAGTGAGAAAG ACAAGCAGCAGAAAGGCGAATTCGGCATCGATGGCTACACTGTCAAAATGAACAACAGCTTACGGAAAGACTCAAAGAAGGACTGCTGCTTTGAAATTTCTGCTCCAGACAAGCGAGTCTATCAG ttttgtgcaTCATCAAcgaaggaggcagaggaatgGGTGAAACAAATAGACTTTGTGTTGAAAG ataTGTCGGGCATTATTCCCGAAGAAGAAGATGACGAACAGTTCATGTATGATGACGTTGGAACTGCTCCTGCTTTTGCCCCGGGAGAAGAAATCTACGAAGAGCTGCCAG ATGACGAGATGCCTACTCCAGCCAAACCTCCACCAAAAGTTGAACCATCATCCAaacctcctcttcatcctcctcctgtTGCTGCCAATTCTACTGCACCTGGAG CTGACAAGAGCACAGACTATGCAAACTTTTACCAAGGCTTATGGGACTGCACTGGGGACCACCCAGATGAGCTGTCTTTCAAACGTGGAGAGGCCATCTACATCCTGAGCAAG
- the skap2 gene encoding src kinase-associated phosphoprotein 2 isoform X2 encodes MRAIPDDLTTLISDLEQFLCDGLKAENLSKKAKERRETFIKRIKEVKLSFPQDFKDKGGDDSDEDEEVDSNNDGGSMQSERTDKDDDAFEGAQQAPPVAAQDLASVFKAGYLEKRRKDHSFFGTEWQKRWCALSHHTFYYYGSEKDKQQKGEFGIDGYTVKMNNSLRKDSKKDCCFEISAPDKRVYQFCASSTKEAEEWVKQIDFVLKDMSGIIPEEEDDEQFMYDDVGTAPAFAPGEEIYEELPDDEMPTPAKPPPKVEPSSKPPLHPPPVAANSTAPGADKSTDYANFYQGLWDCTGDHPDELSFKRGEAIYILSKEYNNFGWWVGEKNGAIGIVPRDYLLELYAM; translated from the exons ATGCGTGCGATTCCCGACGACCTAACAACGCTGATTTCAG ATTTGGAACAGTTCCTCTGTGATGgactaaaagcagaaaatttaaGCAAGAAGGCAAAAGAGAGGAGGGAAACCTTTATCAAACGGATCAAGGAGGTCAAACTAAG TTTCCCCCAAGATTTCAAAGACAAAG GTGGAGATGATTCAGATGAGGATGAGGAAGTTGACAGCAACAACGACGGAGGCTCTATGCAGTCGGAGCGGACAGACAAGGACGACGATGCGTTCGAAG GTGCGCAGCAGGCCCCGCCCGTTGCAGCCCAGGACTTGGCATCTGTCTTCAAAGCAGGATATCTGGAGAAACGCAGGAAGG ATCACAGCTTTTTTGGCACCGAATGGCAGAAGAGATGGTGTGCTCTGAGCCATCACACCTTCTACTATTATGGCAGTGAGAAAG ACAAGCAGCAGAAAGGCGAATTCGGCATCGATGGCTACACTGTCAAAATGAACAACAGCTTACGGAAAGACTCAAAGAAGGACTGCTGCTTTGAAATTTCTGCTCCAGACAAGCGAGTCTATCAG ttttgtgcaTCATCAAcgaaggaggcagaggaatgGGTGAAACAAATAGACTTTGTGTTGAAAG ataTGTCGGGCATTATTCCCGAAGAAGAAGATGACGAACAGTTCATGTATGATGACGTTGGAACTGCTCCTGCTTTTGCCCCGGGAGAAGAAATCTACGAAGAGCTGCCAG ATGACGAGATGCCTACTCCAGCCAAACCTCCACCAAAAGTTGAACCATCATCCAaacctcctcttcatcctcctcctgtTGCTGCCAATTCTACTGCACCTGGAG CTGACAAGAGCACAGACTATGCAAACTTTTACCAAGGCTTATGGGACTGCACTGGGGACCACCCAGATGAGCTGTCTTTCAAACGTGGAGAGGCCATCTACATCCTGAGCAAG